GAGCTCTCTGAGCACAGCCTCCTTTGATTTTTGGAATAACTTCTCCGGCAACTATGTATTCATTGTGACCGCAGGGCTTGGCGCCATCGGCAACAACTACATCTTCGGCACCCGCCGCGTTCTGGACGAGTATGCCAACCCTGGCAGCGAGGTCAAGCTCGGCAGCTGGTTTGTGCCTTTGGTCAAGTACATATCCGTGCCGCTGATGATCATCGTCATGGTCGATTCGCTATTCCCATTCCTGCCCTGATTGGAAGAGAGTATCCAGCGCTCACGTACAGAAGTTATGAAAGATAGGAGCCATATAAAGGAGGATTATCTATGTTGCCCGGAACCATTATTATGCTGATCGTCATTGTGGTCGGCTTCTTCGGCGGAACTGCGATGCTGGTTCGGAGAAATCTCAGAAACGAACAGAATGAGACCCATGACGAGACATCCAAGCAGTGATCCCCTGTTAGAACGCAGTCGGATGTGGTTTTTTGACCGGGGAGACGCAGGCTGATGGGCCTTCCCCGAACCAAGCGGCACCCGCGGCCGTCAGGCCGGATACGCCGGGAGCGAAGATGGTCTCCCCCTGCTTTGCGCCGGCGGCCGCAGGCGTCCCAGATTCACACGGCAGACATCTTTGGAAGAGGTGATGAAAAAAGATGCAAAGAGAATACGGCTACATAGGCCCGGAGGAGCAGGAGAGCCAGCCGATTGTCATGCGGAAGGGACAGAATGTAGCTGGCTACTCCGTTGGTATTCTTTACCTGGACAATGTCTGGTATCCCCTGGTGCCGGGCAATGTGGTGAATGCCTGTACCTATGATTTTCCTGTGCGGATGAAGGCGGTGCCCGGGCTGGACACCCCTAAGCTCCACAGCGGAGACCCGGCAATCTTTGGGACGCTGTTGGAAGCAGCGAAGGCATTGGAGCAGGAAGGCGTTCGGGCGATTTCAGCGGCCTGCGGCTTTTTCGGCCACTTTCACACACAGCTGGCGGAGGCGATGGATCTGCCCGTGGCGCTCTCCTCTTTGGTGCAGGTGCCCTGGATTCTCACCACGCTCAAGCGCACGCAGAAGATAGGTGTGCTGACTGCCAACGCCTCGGCCATTTCGCCGGGATTGCTGAAGAGCTGCTGTATTCAGGACCCGGGCCGGCTGGTGATCCGGGACCTGCGGCATGAGCCTCACTTTTCCGCTATCATGGAGGACCGGGGAAGCTTTGACAATGCCGGTGTCCGTCGGGAGGTGGTGAATGCGGCTGCGGAGCTTCAAAGGGAGTACCCGGAGATCGGCGCGTTTCTTTTGGAGTGCAGCGACACGCCGCCCTACGCCTATGCGGTGCAAAGGCAGACAGGCCTCCCGGTGTTTGATTTTATCACCATGATTCGGTGGCTCCACAACGCCACCACCCAGCGGCCGTACAGCGGCTGGATTTAAGCGCATGCTTTTGTAAAGAAGGGGAAGAGACGTGAAAGAGATCTTGAAGTGTATGGATAAGATCCCACAGGGCGTGTTCTTGGTGGGGGCGAAGAAGGGCGAGGGCTATAACCTGATGACGGCCGCGTTTGTAACACAGGTGTCATTCAACCCAGCAAGCATTGCGGTGTCGGTGGCGAACAACCACTACACGGCGGAGCTGATCCGGGAGCAGGAGCGATTCTCCCTGTCGGTGCTGGCGGAAGGGCAGGAGGCGGAGGCGAAGGCCTGCGGCTTTGAGTCCGGCCGGAAGACAGACAAGAGCAAGCGGGTGCAGACCCATCTGATGGCGCCGGGCCTCCCGGTGCTGGACGGCGCGGCTGCAGCGATGGTGTGCCGAGTGCGCCAGGTGGTGAAATATGAGGACCACACGGTATTTTTCGCGGAGATTGAGGCAGCGGAGGAGACGGAGGCAAAGCCGCTGCCGTATGTGTCAGGGGATTACTTCCCGGCAGGCTGAGGAAAGGAGAGCAGAGGGATGAGAGTGATATCGCACCCCATTCTGGGGGAAGAGAAGGAAACGGAGTGGGTGACAATCTATGTCAACGGCAAGCCCATTCAGGCGAAGAAGGGAGAGATGATCCTGGCGGCGCTGCACGCAGAGGGAATCATCGTGAACCGGTATACGGCAAAGAAGCATGAGCCCCGCGGTATCTTCTGCGGCATTGGCCAATGCACGGACTGTATGATGGTGGTCAACGGCATTCCCAATGTGCGTACCTGCATCACACCGGTAGAGGATGGGATGACCGTGGAGACCCAGGAAGGCCTCGGGGAATGGAGGGAGCAGACATGAAGCAGTGTGAAGTGCTGGTGATCGGCGGCGGCCCGGCGGGTTTGTCGGCCGCGATCTCGGCGGCAAAGGCCGGGGCGCAGGTGACGGTGGTAGAGACGAACGCGAAGGCGGGCGGGCAGCTGGTGAAGCAGACCCACAAGTTTTTCGGCTCCAAGGAGCACCGGGCGGGCATCCGGGGGATTGACATCGTCAAGCAGCTGATCGAGGAGTGCGGGGAACTGGGGGTTGAGATGATGCTCAACTCCACGGTGGCAGGTATTTATCAGGGAAAGACGGTGGCGGTGGACGTACAGAAGAGCCTGACGGAGCACGAGCTTGTACGGATTCAGGCACAGCGGATCGTTATCTCTACCGGCGCGGCGGAAAACGCCATTCGCTTCCCGGGCTGGACGCTCCCAGGCGTGATGGGCGCGGGGGCCATCCAGACGATGTGCAACTACCACCGGGTAATGCCGGGAAAGAAGCTTCTCATGATCGGCTCGGGCAGCGTGGGACTTATCGTGTGCTACCAGCTGATGCAGGCGGGGGCGGAGATTGTTGGCATCGTGGAGGCGCTGCCGCAGATCAACGGCTATGCGGTGCATGCCTCGAAGCTGGCCCGGGAGGGCGTGCCCATCTATACAGGCTACACGATTACCCAGGCGCTGGGTGACGACCATGTAACAGGCGCTGTGATTGCAAAGGTAAACCCGGACTGGTCCACAGTGCCGGGGAGCGAGATCACACTGGACACGGACATGATCGCCTGCGGCGTGGGGCTCAAGCCCCTGATCGGCATGGCGCACATGGCCGGCTGCGAGCTGGTGTTCGACAAGGCGCTGGGCGGCTGGGCGCCGTGCCACAACCGGCACATGGAGTCTACAGTGCCGGGGATTTACGTGGCGGGTGACACCACGGGCCTGGAGGAGGCCAGCACCGCCATCGAAGAGGGGACGCTCTGCGGCATTGCGGCGGCGGAGAGTCTGGGCCATCTGGATGCCGGGACGGCGGAGAAATGGATTGACGAGGCCTGGGGGCGCCTGGGACGCCTGCGGACGGGGCATAAAGGCGAGGACCGCGTGAACGCGAAGAACAAGCAGCTGGCGCGGTATGCGGAATACACGGAGAGGAGGAACTAGAGATGTATCTGGAACATGGAATTATGACCACGGAGGAGCTGCGGGCCATCGGCCACTACCCCTCCGAGGAGCGGATGAGGAAGGGGCCGGTTGCGGTGTGCGAGTGTCTGCAGCGGATTCCCTGCAACCCGTGTGAGAGCTCCTGCCCCTTCCACGCCATCACGATTGGTGAGGACATCTCAAACCTGCCGGAGCTGGATGCAGACAAGTGCGTTGGGTGCGGGAGCTGCATCACCCACTGTTCGGGACTTGCGTGCTTTGTGCTGGATAAATCCTATTCCGACACGGTAGGCAGCGTGAGTTTTCCCTACGAGTACCTGCATGATTTTAAAAAGGGAGATACCGTGAAGGCAGCGGACCGAGGCGGCAACTATGTGTGCGATGGCGTGGTGCTCAAGGAGATCACCACGACCAAGTCGGATCGGACAACGGTGGTGACGCTGGAAGTACCGATTGCGTATGTAGACGAGGTGCGCAGCGTGTACCGCGCCCATGAGTACGAGCGCCCGGAGTGGATGAAAGGAGCGAGAGAAGATGTCTGAGCGGCTGGATGACGATGTGCTGGTATGCCGGTGCGAAGAGGTGACAGCGGGCGATATTCGCAGAGCGATCCGCGCGGGCGCAACGGATGTGACGCAGGTGAAGCTGCGGACGAGAGCGGGTATGGGGCTTTGCCAGGGGCGGACCTGCGAGCTGCTGGTGCAGCAGATTCTCTCTCAGGAGCTGGGTGTCCGGCAGGAGGAGACGGGGTATTCCACGCCCCGGACGCCTCAGCGCCCCATGACGTTTGGAACTTTGGGAGGTGACGGCTTTGACGACTAACAAGACTTATGATGTGGCCGTGATCGGCGCGGGTGTCATCGGCACAAGCTGCGCCTATCACCTGGTGAAAAAGGGACTTTCCGTGGCTCTGGTCGACCGGAACAACGTGGCCCGGGGCACCTCCAGCCACTGCGACGCGGTGGCGCTGATCGTGGATAAGCAGCCGGGGGTGGACGCGGCTATGGGCTACGCCAGCATTCAGCGCTTTTTGGAGCTGCAAAACGAGCTGGACTCCGACTTTGAGCTGCACCAGAGAGGATGCCTGTACGCCTGCGACACGGAGCAGGAGATGGAGGTGGCGGCTCAGTACGCCCGGGATATGCAGGCGGATGGTTACAACGTCAACGCTCTGAGCCCGAAAGAGCTTTTGGAGCACGAACCCTTCCTGGCCAAAGACCTGATAGGCGGCCTTTTCAGCGACATCGACCTGGGGCTGAACCCCTATAAGCTGTGCTTTGCCTTTGTGGACACGGTGCTGGGGAAGGGGCTGGATCTCTATACCTACACCAATGTCACCGGCGTGCGTCTGGACGGCGAGAAGCGGGTCCAGGGCGTGGATACGGACAAAGGCTTCATCCCCTGCGGCAAGGTGGTAAACGCCTGCGGCGTATGGTCTCCGGAGATCGGCAGGATGGCGGGGCTGGAGATTCCCGTGGAGCCCCGCAAGGGTGTGATCCTGGTCTCGGCCCCCTCGTTCAAGTTCTGTAATCAGAAGGTGCAGGAGTTCGGCTACATGATCTCCAAGTTCTCTAATCACGAGTGCAAGCGGGACCCGGAGCTGGAGAAGTACGAGGTGTCCTTCGTGATTGAGCCCACGGACGCGAACAACGTGCTGATCGGCAGCAGCCGGAACTTCGCGGGCTATGACATCAGCACAGAGATGGAGATCATCCACGTGATCGCTAAGCGGGCCATCCGGTTTTACCCGATTTTGAAGGACCTGAACTGCATCCGCACCTACGCGGGCCTGCGGCCCTTCCTGGCGGACCACCTGCCCCTCATCACCCAGGTAGACGAGGTGCCGGGATACTATATTGCTACCGGACACGAGGGCGACGGCATCTCCATGGCGCCTACGACAGGGCGGCTGATCTCCGAGCTGATTGCCGGCGAGGAGCCGTATCTGGACCTCACGCCGTTCAGCTTTAACCGTTATAAGCGGCGGGCATAAATGGATACATCTAATATTTATAAATGGAGGAAAAGAAAATGAGCGGCAAAGCGCCTAAGGGTTTGTTCGTGCCTCTGGTCACTCCGTTCCACGCGGACGAGAACATCGACTATGAGGGCTACAAGAGAGTCATCGACTATGTGATTGAGGGCGGCATGGACGGCGTGCTGGTGGGCGGCACCACCGGCGAGTACCACATGATGAGCGTAGAGGAGCGCAAGGAGCTCATCAAGAAGGGCTGTGAGATCGTGGGCGGCCGGGTCCATGTGATGGCGGGCACCGGCATGAACACGGCAAAGGCCACCATAGAACTGACCAACTATGCCGCGGAGTGCGGGGCGGAATACGCGCTGGTGCTGCCTCCCTACTACCACCAGACCACAGAGGAGGGCATCTATGAGTTCTTCCGGGAGATCGCGGCAGGGTCCAAGATCGGAATTGTGATCTATCACACCCCGGGAGCCACCAATGTGGAGCTGTCTGTGCCCCTGATCCGGCGGCTGGCACAGATTGAGAACATCGTGGCGGTGAAGGAGACCATTGACGAGACCCACACCAGCCAGACTTACATGCACACGAAGGACATCCCGGGCTTCTGCGTGATGGAGGCCAACGAGCCGCTGCTGCTGCCATCCTATGCCATCGGCATTGATGCGGCATTCTCCATCATCTTCAACCTGCTGCCCCGGGAGATGCGGGAGCTATACGACTTGATCTTTCAGAAGAACGACCTGGCTGCGGCCCGGGCGCTGAACGAGAAGCTCTCCCCCATCTTCGACCTGATGGAGGAGGAGCCATACCCCGGCCCGGTGAAGGCGGGTCTGGACGCCATCGGGATGCCCGGTGGCATCGTGAGAAAGCCTCTGACCCAGCCCAGCGACGAGATGCGCCGCAAGATGCGCGAAGAGCTCAAAAAGCTGGGCTACGACGTGAAGTAATCCGGACGGTGCGTCTGGGAATCCCCCGGGTGCACCAGCCGCAGAAGTCTGGAGCAGGAATCAGAAAGAGCGATTTTCCGTAGAGAAAGGTGGTTTCCAGTGAGCAGATATCTGGAGGGCCGGAGGTATGGCTTTCTGACACCGGAAAATTCCGGAGATTTTTACAAGGGCATTCAGCACCAGCAGGTGGCTGGATATCCGGTGGGGATTGTGTATATTGAGCAAGTCAATTACCCGTTGCTGCCGGGAAATGTGGTCAATGCGTGCACATATGACTTCCCCGTTCGGATGAAAGCGGTGCCAAATCTGACCAACGACCGTCTTTTCAACAACGATCCCACGATTGTGGATGACATTATCGAAGCAGCCCGCTCTATGGTGGAGAATGACGGCGTGCGGGCAGTGTGCAGCGCCTGCGGCTTTTTTGGGAACTACCAGCAGCAGGTGCGGCGGGCCCTGGATGTGCCGGTGGCCATGTCCAGTCTGGTGCAGATCCCCTGGATTGAGTCGCTGATCCGGCCGGATCAGCGGATCGGCATCCTGACGGCCAACAAGGGCTCCATGACAAAGGAGTTGCTTGTAAGCTGTGGTGTGGAGCACCCGGACCGATTGGTGATCAAGGATGCTCTGGCGACAGAGGAGTTTGCGGCGGTGGTGGATATGCGGGGCCACTTCAACAACACCGTTGCTGCCCAGGAGATCACAGACCTCGCGGAAGAACTGATAGCGGAGAACAACGATCTGGGCGCCATCCTGCTGGAGTGCAGCGACATGCCGCCCTATGCGGCGGCGGTCCAGGAGGCAACGCAGCTGCCGGTATTTGACTTTATCACGCTGATCCGGTGGCTGCGCAGCGGTGTTGCCCAGCGGCCTTACAGCGGCTGGATTTGAAGAAGGAGGAAGAAGGATGACAATTCAGGAATATGTGGAGAGGGGCCGGAAGGCCGTAGAAGCGATCAAGGATTACGACCAGGCGCAGACCGACAAACTGGTGTACGAGGCGGCGAAGATCATCTATCAGCATGCTGCCGAACTGGCCCGGGAGGCCGTGGACGAGACAGGGCTGGGGTACTATGAGGACAAGATCTGCAAGAATACGGACACGCCGGCGGCGTTTTGGGCGTACCTGAGGGATAAGAAGTCCGTGGGGATCATCAGCGAGAACAAGGAGACGGGGATTATCGAGGTGGCGCACCCTGTGGGTGTGATCGCGTGCGTGACACCGGCGACGAACCCAAATGTGACCCCGCTGGGGAACTTCATGGACGCGGTGAAGGGGAAGAACGCGATCATCGTCTCTCCCGCGCCCCGTGCGGCGAAGTCCACCACCCACACGGTGGAGCTGATCCGGGAGGCAATGGTGAAGTGCGGCGCCCCGGCCGACCTGATCCAGGTGCTGAGCGAGGTGACGCTGGCGAACTCACAGGCGCTGATGGAGGCGTGCGACCTGGTGATCGCCACCGGCGGCAGCGGGATGGTGAAGGCGGCGTACTCCAGCGGAACGCCGGCATACGGCGTGGGCCCCGGGAACCCGCCGGTGGTTCTGGACCGTGGGTATGACCTGAAGGAAGCGGCGAAGATGACGGTGACGGCAGTGGGGAGTGACAACGGCATCCTGTGCGACGGGGACAACCTGCTGCTCTATCCCCAGGAGGAAGAGGAGAAGTTCTTCCAGGCACTGAAGGACGAGGGCGTGGTGCTGTTTGAGGAGAAGGGGGATGTGGAAAAGTTTGGCGCGGTGCTGTTCCACGACGGACATCCCGTGCCGGAGCTGGTGGGGAAAGACGCGCCGGTGATTGCGAAGGCGGCGGGCTTTGACATTCCGAAGGACACAAAGGTCATGGGCTTGAAGATCGACGCGGTGGGGAAGGCGAATGTGCTGAACAAGGAGATCATGGGCCCCATTGTGGTGCTGAAGGGGTATGAGAGCTTTGAGGAGGCCGTGGCGATGGCGATCCAGAACATGGAGGAGGCCGGTGGCATCGGGCACACGGCGGGTATCTTCAGCAATGACCGCAAGCATATTGAGTACTATGGCGAGCGGATTCCTGTGGCGCGGGTACTGGTGAACCAGCCGACTCCGGACGCATGGGGCCCGAGCACGAACGGGCTGAGTCCGGCGGTGTCTGAGAGCTGCGGCACGTGGGGGAATAACATTCTGTGCGAGAACGTGGACTACATCCACCTCATCAACGTCTCGAAGATTGCTCTGCCCCTGGATGTTCAGGTCCCCAGCCCCGAGGAGCTCTTCAAGGACTGAGCCGATTGCTATTTGTCAAAAAACCGAAGGCGGCGGGAGTGAAAACACTCCCGCCGCTTCCTGCTCAACTGCCGAATTTTAGCCAGAAAAGCTACGTAAATTCAGCAAATTCGGGGGAGGTTCCTCCTTGCAAATCAAAGAGGCTGTGCTAGAATAGGCACAGATAAAGGGAGGCGGTCTGATGGATATGTGGATGGAGCTGGAACAAGAGGGTGTGGACCCGGTGCTGCTGAAAGAAGTCCGTGCGTTCCATGACGCGAATCCGCCGGACCCGGCCGCTGCTGGGCGTGTTCCGCAGCCGCGATTTTTGTATTATGGAAAACAGGTTTGGGAGGCTGCGGCCGCCGCGCTGCTGTGCGGTGAAAATATTTTGCTGGCGGGACCCAAGGCGACGGGAAAAAACGTGCTGGCAGAGAATC
This genomic window from Pusillibacter faecalis contains:
- a CDS encoding aldehyde dehydrogenase family protein; this encodes MTIQEYVERGRKAVEAIKDYDQAQTDKLVYEAAKIIYQHAAELAREAVDETGLGYYEDKICKNTDTPAAFWAYLRDKKSVGIISENKETGIIEVAHPVGVIACVTPATNPNVTPLGNFMDAVKGKNAIIVSPAPRAAKSTTHTVELIREAMVKCGAPADLIQVLSEVTLANSQALMEACDLVIATGGSGMVKAAYSSGTPAYGVGPGNPPVVLDRGYDLKEAAKMTVTAVGSDNGILCDGDNLLLYPQEEEEKFFQALKDEGVVLFEEKGDVEKFGAVLFHDGHPVPELVGKDAPVIAKAAGFDIPKDTKVMGLKIDAVGKANVLNKEIMGPIVVLKGYESFEEAVAMAIQNMEEAGGIGHTAGIFSNDRKHIEYYGERIPVARVLVNQPTPDAWGPSTNGLSPAVSESCGTWGNNILCENVDYIHLINVSKIALPLDVQVPSPEELFKD
- a CDS encoding (2Fe-2S)-binding protein, with amino-acid sequence MSERLDDDVLVCRCEEVTAGDIRRAIRAGATDVTQVKLRTRAGMGLCQGRTCELLVQQILSQELGVRQEETGYSTPRTPQRPMTFGTLGGDGFDD
- a CDS encoding flavin reductase family protein; translation: MKEILKCMDKIPQGVFLVGAKKGEGYNLMTAAFVTQVSFNPASIAVSVANNHYTAELIREQERFSLSVLAEGQEAEAKACGFESGRKTDKSKRVQTHLMAPGLPVLDGAAAAMVCRVRQVVKYEDHTVFFAEIEAAEETEAKPLPYVSGDYFPAG
- a CDS encoding aspartate/glutamate racemase family protein, producing MQREYGYIGPEEQESQPIVMRKGQNVAGYSVGILYLDNVWYPLVPGNVVNACTYDFPVRMKAVPGLDTPKLHSGDPAIFGTLLEAAKALEQEGVRAISAACGFFGHFHTQLAEAMDLPVALSSLVQVPWILTTLKRTQKIGVLTANASAISPGLLKSCCIQDPGRLVIRDLRHEPHFSAIMEDRGSFDNAGVRREVVNAAAELQREYPEIGAFLLECSDTPPYAYAVQRQTGLPVFDFITMIRWLHNATTQRPYSGWI
- a CDS encoding NAD(P)/FAD-dependent oxidoreductase, translated to MKQCEVLVIGGGPAGLSAAISAAKAGAQVTVVETNAKAGGQLVKQTHKFFGSKEHRAGIRGIDIVKQLIEECGELGVEMMLNSTVAGIYQGKTVAVDVQKSLTEHELVRIQAQRIVISTGAAENAIRFPGWTLPGVMGAGAIQTMCNYHRVMPGKKLLMIGSGSVGLIVCYQLMQAGAEIVGIVEALPQINGYAVHASKLAREGVPIYTGYTITQALGDDHVTGAVIAKVNPDWSTVPGSEITLDTDMIACGVGLKPLIGMAHMAGCELVFDKALGGWAPCHNRHMESTVPGIYVAGDTTGLEEASTAIEEGTLCGIAAAESLGHLDAGTAEKWIDEAWGRLGRLRTGHKGEDRVNAKNKQLARYAEYTERRN
- a CDS encoding 4Fe-4S dicluster domain-containing protein, which gives rise to MYLEHGIMTTEELRAIGHYPSEERMRKGPVAVCECLQRIPCNPCESSCPFHAITIGEDISNLPELDADKCVGCGSCITHCSGLACFVLDKSYSDTVGSVSFPYEYLHDFKKGDTVKAADRGGNYVCDGVVLKEITTTKSDRTTVVTLEVPIAYVDEVRSVYRAHEYERPEWMKGAREDV
- a CDS encoding aspartate/glutamate racemase family protein codes for the protein MSRYLEGRRYGFLTPENSGDFYKGIQHQQVAGYPVGIVYIEQVNYPLLPGNVVNACTYDFPVRMKAVPNLTNDRLFNNDPTIVDDIIEAARSMVENDGVRAVCSACGFFGNYQQQVRRALDVPVAMSSLVQIPWIESLIRPDQRIGILTANKGSMTKELLVSCGVEHPDRLVIKDALATEEFAAVVDMRGHFNNTVAAQEITDLAEELIAENNDLGAILLECSDMPPYAAAVQEATQLPVFDFITLIRWLRSGVAQRPYSGWI
- a CDS encoding (2Fe-2S)-binding protein, which produces MRVISHPILGEEKETEWVTIYVNGKPIQAKKGEMILAALHAEGIIVNRYTAKKHEPRGIFCGIGQCTDCMMVVNGIPNVRTCITPVEDGMTVETQEGLGEWREQT
- the dapA gene encoding 4-hydroxy-tetrahydrodipicolinate synthase, which translates into the protein MSGKAPKGLFVPLVTPFHADENIDYEGYKRVIDYVIEGGMDGVLVGGTTGEYHMMSVEERKELIKKGCEIVGGRVHVMAGTGMNTAKATIELTNYAAECGAEYALVLPPYYHQTTEEGIYEFFREIAAGSKIGIVIYHTPGATNVELSVPLIRRLAQIENIVAVKETIDETHTSQTYMHTKDIPGFCVMEANEPLLLPSYAIGIDAAFSIIFNLLPREMRELYDLIFQKNDLAAARALNEKLSPIFDLMEEEPYPGPVKAGLDAIGMPGGIVRKPLTQPSDEMRRKMREELKKLGYDVK
- a CDS encoding NAD(P)/FAD-dependent oxidoreductase, whose translation is MTTNKTYDVAVIGAGVIGTSCAYHLVKKGLSVALVDRNNVARGTSSHCDAVALIVDKQPGVDAAMGYASIQRFLELQNELDSDFELHQRGCLYACDTEQEMEVAAQYARDMQADGYNVNALSPKELLEHEPFLAKDLIGGLFSDIDLGLNPYKLCFAFVDTVLGKGLDLYTYTNVTGVRLDGEKRVQGVDTDKGFIPCGKVVNACGVWSPEIGRMAGLEIPVEPRKGVILVSAPSFKFCNQKVQEFGYMISKFSNHECKRDPELEKYEVSFVIEPTDANNVLIGSSRNFAGYDISTEMEIIHVIAKRAIRFYPILKDLNCIRTYAGLRPFLADHLPLITQVDEVPGYYIATGHEGDGISMAPTTGRLISELIAGEEPYLDLTPFSFNRYKRRA